Proteins encoded together in one Diceros bicornis minor isolate mBicDic1 chromosome 18, mDicBic1.mat.cur, whole genome shotgun sequence window:
- the LOC131416793 gene encoding olfactory receptor 3A1-like — translation SLDVSLQVLRQPKYGANGTAVTEFILLGLVETPELWPVVFVLFLFAYLVTVGGNLSILGAIFVEPKLHTPMYFFLGNLSVLDVGCITVTVPSMLCHLLSHKHRVPYGSCLSQLFFFHLLVGVDCFLLTAMAYDRFLAICRPLTYSPRMSPTVQRKLVVVCWACAFTNALTHTIAISTLNFCGPNVINHFYCDLPQLFQLSCSSTQLNELLLFAVGFIMAGTPMALIVTSYAHVAATVLRIRSVEGRKKAFSTCGSHLTVVAIFYGSGIFNYMRLGSAKLSDKDKVVGIFNTVINPMLNPIIYSLRNPDVRGALWRVLTGRRSLA, via the coding sequence TCCTTGGATGTTTCCTTGCAGGTACTAAGGCAGCCAAAATATGGGGCCAATGGAACAGCCGTGACTGAGTTCATCCTGCTGGGCTTGGTGGAGACACCAGAGCTGTGGCCAGTTGTCTTTGTACTCTTCCTCTTTGCCTACCTGGTCACAGTTGGGGGCAACCTCAGCATCCTGGGAGCCATCTTTGTGGAGCCCAAACTCCATactcccatgtacttcttcctgggGAACCTATCAGTGCTGGACGTTGGGTGCATCACTGTCACCGTTCCCTCAATGTTGTGTCATCTCTTGTCCCACAAGCATAGAGTTCCCTATGgatcctgcctctcccagctctTCTTCTTTCATCTCCTGGTTGGGGTGGACTGCTTCCTGTTGACAGCCATGGCCTATGACCGATTTCTGGCCATCTGCCGGCCCCTCACTTACAGCCCTCGAATGAGCCCGACAGTCCAGAGGAAATTGGTGGTTGTGTGCTGGGCCTGTGCCTTCACCAATGCACTGACTCACACTATAGCCATATCCACACTCAACTTCTGTGGCCCCAATGTGATCAATCACTTCTACTGTGACCTCCCACAGCTCTTCCAGCTCTCCTGCTCCAGCACCCAACTCAATGAGCTGCTGCTCTTTGCTGTTGGTTTCATAATGGCAGGCACCCCCATGGCTCTCATCGTCACCTCCTATGCCCATGTGGCAGCTACAGTTCTACGAATCCGCTCAGTGGAGGGCAGGAAGAAAGCCTTCTCCACATGTGGGTCTCATCTCACTGTGGTTGCCATATTCTATGGTTCAGGTATCTTTAACTACATGAGACTAGGTTCTGCCAAGCTTTCAGATAAGGATAAAGTTGTTGGAATTTTTAACACTGTCATCAACCCCATGCTGAATCCAATC